The window GTTTGAGGACCATTTCTGGACGGTCTTCGTAGGGCATGTCCGGATCGAACGGCGACAATTTAATGGGGCTGGTCGAAGCGGGGGCCGATGGGGCTTTGGTATTGCTCGATGAGTCCTTCGAACCGGAGGGCCGAGCCAAGTCGCTGGCGTAAACGGCTGGGGGAGCATCGCTCGCGTCGGTTTGCTCCACTGAGTTTTCGTTCATCCGTGACGAAGAGACTTGTCGGGAGTCAGTGGAATCGGTTCGGTGCGAAGGCGATGACGTCATGTCGTGAGTGAGTTGGGCTGAGGGTGCACGGGTCGTTTGGGACGTGGTGCTATCCTCGAGGCCGATCAAACGTGCCTTTGGAACCTTTGCTAGCAATGGGACTTACGTCGCTGCCCAGGGGCTGCGTGTTTTTTGAGCAAGCCCTGATGTGGCGGGGGTCGGCGAGGCTGCCTGTTTTTTGTGCGTGCTGAAAGTGGCTGAATTGGAAGTGTCCATCTCGATCGCTCTCCCAGAATTTGCCAAACAATTTTGTTTGCGATCGAATGGCAGCGTTCTGTTTTGGGCAAGTCGGCGGACGATCCCGCGAGTCATCCGGCTGTGTTAAGTGGTGGTGGTAGAGCGGTAGCTGGGTGAGGAATTCGGAGAGTGTTTGAGGTCAGCAGGGCGTCTCGGGGTGTGCGGTGTGAAAGAATTTTGGGAAGCTTTGGTTGAGATACCGAATCGGATTTTTCGGTCCAACCAATCCCACACCGATCACCCAAAGGAAATGCGATGGCCAGCGAAGCACTGATCAATCAGCTCAATGAAATTCTCAAGCACGAATGGACTGGGGTCGCTCAGTACTCCCAGGCTTCGTTCATCATCGAAGGCGTTTGGCGAGAAGTTTACGCCGACAAGTTTTTGGGCGACGCGAAGGAATCCTTCGGCCACGCTCAACTGGTCGGTGAGAAGATCTCGGCCCTCGGCGGGGTTCCTGTTGCCACTCGCAACGAGATCAAACAGAGCAAGAACCTGGTCGAAGTTCTCGAATTCAGCCGTGACTTCGAAGCCAAGGCCGTCGAGATGTACACCCAAGCGATCGAATTGGCCGAGCCGCAACGCAGCTTGGTCGTCTTCCTGGAAGATATCCTGAAGGAAGAGCAGGAAGGCGTCGACGAGTACACAAAGTTGCTGCGTGACACGCCTGCGTCGCACGCGTCGATGAGCGGTGAACCCGTTCGCAAATCGGGCTGAGTTCTCTCCGCTCTGGACGGCCGAAACTGAACTTGGCCGCAATCGAAATCGAGCCACGGCAATCCAATTTTGGGTTGCCGTTTTTTCTGCGCTTTCAGTGCTGGATGACTGCCATCGCTCCAGTGGCGGTTCATCGTCGCTTCGTCGTCAATGTTCGTGGCTGGAGTCGGCTGGGGCGAGCCGTCCGCCATCGCTGCGAAGGTACACGACCAGCTCCGCCACTTGGGTTGGCGTCAATGAATTCAGCAGACCGACCGGCATCGGCGAGATGGGCGACGGTTGTCGTTGTTCGATGTCTTTGAGCTCGATGGAAAGAACCGCGTCAGGATTGGAGAGGTCCGTCTGAATTTGGACGCTCGAACGATCTGTCGATGCGAGGTTGTTGGCAATCACTCGTCCGGTGATGACTCGGCCATCGGTCAGCAGGAATTTTTCGAACCGTCCGGTGTCGTGAAGATCGAGCGAAGGTTGGAGAATGTGGCGAATGAGTTCGGTATTGGAGTAGCACATTCCAATGCCTCGAAGATCGGGGCCGGAGGCTCGACCGTACCCGGCAACTTGATGGCACGCGTCGCATCGCGCGATCATGAATGCTTCTCGACCGGATGCGATCACGGTGGAGGATGGCGTAGGGATTTTGATCTTTGCCAACGAAGCCACCGAGTGCTGTCGCGTCGCCTTTTGTTGGAGGCTCTTGGCAGCGTCTGCGACGCGGAACGGATCGGACGATTTCCAGAATGGTCGAAGCGACGGAACATCAATCGCGTCCAGTATTCTTCCAGCTTC of the Rhodopirellula baltica SH 1 genome contains:
- a CDS encoding ferritin-like domain-containing protein; protein product: MASEALINQLNEILKHEWTGVAQYSQASFIIEGVWREVYADKFLGDAKESFGHAQLVGEKISALGGVPVATRNEIKQSKNLVEVLEFSRDFEAKAVEMYTQAIELAEPQRSLVVFLEDILKEEQEGVDEYTKLLRDTPASHASMSGEPVRKSG
- a CDS encoding c-type cytochrome — protein: MPLIQFTAAMLFVLLGGIHQSWCDEPRRTSTTKSNRPKLLRPDLILQSLESPDVSVRRQAVLDLSQCHAKHPNLVPGAMQLLRRSANDSAFDVVIASIEAAATIGDLESFGAVAEVLRGDHTPSEAGRILDAIDVPSLRPFWKSSDPFRVADAAKSLQQKATRQHSVASLAKIKIPTPSSTVIASGREAFMIARCDACHQVAGYGRASGPDLRGIGMCYSNTELIRHILQPSLDLHDTGRFEKFLLTDGRVITGRVIANNLASTDRSSVQIQTDLSNPDAVLSIELKDIEQRQPSPISPMPVGLLNSLTPTQVAELVVYLRSDGGRLAPADSSHEH